The Alnus glutinosa chromosome 8, dhAlnGlut1.1, whole genome shotgun sequence DNA segment ATCATATTGGGAAGGAGACATCCTTTAGACCGGCAGAATAGAAAAGGGagaaagtaataaaatatataagcATACAAATGCTTGTCGGcagctttctttttttctcttgtcggcagctttctttttctcttgtctTGATTTCTATCTAATCATTAATTGAATGACCAAGAAATAGATTAATTAAGAATATGTATCTGATTATCAGTAGCTACTATTTGAATATTAATGCAGGACCAAACATACATATTTTGTTGGAGAATGActagcacatatatatatatatatatgcaagagCAACAAACAAATACATTGAACATACATTTATTGGTTTAAAGGAATATTTTGGCTGTTACATGCATGTCCAAGTCGCGCGGTGCAGTCCCGAACGATCTTCACTAAAAAGAGTACTAGCCGTTGCTAAGAGTACTCCATGTGACATTTGTGTAGCTAGATTGTCGCGTGGGTTTGAAAGAGACTGCatgtaataaaagttgtaatatatattacaaacaTTTTCTGATCACTAGAAAAATGAGAAACatgagggagggagagagagatatagaggatCTTTATCATTGCAGAAGTCTTCTAATAAGCTCAACATCAACAGCAGTGGTGTCCACAGAATCCAGCAGTTGAGCGAGCCGTTCACTGAGGTCCTCAACCTCTTTTTGTAACCTCTTGAGGTAACTGCAAGTTTCGTTCAAAACCTTGGATGCTGATAACTACACCAAACGACAGGAATATATTGGTTAGCATTAAAAGACTACAATTGTTGTTTTCTAGTCACAAGAATTCTACACCTATCAATACTTTGAGTGAGGCATGCAGCTTTATTTGAAAAGGCTAGCTTTATGGTCATATATATTTCTAGTTTAATTCGCACCCGGAAGAGTCAGAGGAAGAGAAGAATAATTCTCCcaactaaaagaaaagaaaaaaaaaaaaaaaaaaaaaaaaaaaaaaaaagctttttcaCGGTTGCAGTAGGTGTCGGTGTagcttatatatattcatgCTCTTCTGGTAAAGTAGGTTACGGTAGGATTTATTATGGAATTCCTATCAACATCACCTACAGCAGCTCACTGCTATAAAGAGTTTGGCTTCTTTTCGGTGAAAAAATTACTACAGATCGAGTTTCTGTCAAAAAATAAACAGTGAAAATAGGATGATAGGAGGAGAATTCTACACCGTTTATTTCTTTCACAGAACGATCTCCAGTGATTTTTTTAACTGAGTTCCCTTATGTCACATGTTTTCAGATCTTAACAAACAAGCCAGTGCATGCACAAAGTTTCATCTCCGGCCAGCATCCCTATCAAACCCCCACAATGTCACgtttgctttttattttcacttttgagGGAGCAAGCATGAGGTGCATGCATGAATGATCATAATTCATGTCTATAATTTAGGAACAGGCTGGGCTGAGATAATTACgaagaaatttataattaatgaagctaataaaaataaataacctaGCCTATACCGTTCGGTTGCGCCTCCTTTGATTACGCCGTGGAAGCAATGACTGAAGTCTCAAAACAAGATCATTAATCTCCTCCTCAGTAGCATTTGAAGTAGTTGTTGATGATGTTCTGCTAGACATGACTGAAGCTCGGGGGCTTTGCTTAATTTACTAGCTATCAACGACTAGAGTGGAAGTTGAAGAGGGAGGAAGAGGGTGTTtaaaaagagagtgagagaggagGTTTGGACAAAAATCAATTAGTTGGAAAAAGACGTTTGAGAAGAAATTAGGGGTTTTGATATGAAAATCAAGGCCTATGTTGTCCCACATTTCTGTACTATACGGGCCAACAATCAAGTGGAACTTGGCTAATTAATTCGTTTCTgaaaatacttccaaaaataattaatacacCTATCATGGCAGGACACGTGTCTATGCATGTCTAGGTTGGGTACTTGGCTACTTGCTATGTATTAGGGTTTAaaatgtttgtatatatatatgtccgaCCAAAAGATACTTCTTCCTTTGTTTGCTTGATGGGGATCTCTAGGGGGCCACTCATGTTTTCTTTGTCCAATTGccatggttttttatttttatgtttttgccTTTTCTCTTGGCGCATCTAAAATGTTGAGGAGGAAGCCATTATTTTAGGTTTGGATTAATCAACTTCTCTTCCAAAACTGGATGGAAACCAATTTGCACAAGAACTAGACAGAAACCAGACTTAAAATGGCATTTTGGATTAatggacaaagtttttctttcaattaattGGATTGGAGGAATATTAATCTATATTgaattttttacgttttcaaatcataattttttaaaaaatgcattctCCTACAacatattttttacaatttaatttaaagtcGCATTTTAAATAAAGTAGTGAGACCTCGGGTATCGGACCACATCTTGAACTAAACTTTTCTCCTTAGTCTCACAAATAATTGCCAAGTAAGTTATTGTTTTAATCTACCATCATGAATTgcttaaaaactaaattaattaattaattaattaaaaaaaaaaaaaaaacccagcatGAATCAGGAAGTTTCATACAGGCAGAGGCTAGGTCTTATCATGAAAAGATTAATGAGACAACTTTGTCTTTTATGTGTTGTATTTA contains these protein-coding regions:
- the LOC133874678 gene encoding transcription factor PRE4-like, whose amino-acid sequence is MSSRTSSTTTSNATEEEINDLVLRLQSLLPRRNQRRRNRTLSASKVLNETCSYLKRLQKEVEDLSERLAQLLDSVDTTAVDVELIRRLLQ